A window of Hymenobacter siberiensis genomic DNA:
CTCAATCACCTTGCCGTCGAACTGCGTGATGAGCAGGTCGGAGTCCTTGGAAGTCGAAACGGGGATGTACTTCGTGATGTCGTCGGGCGCGATAATCACGCCGGCCGCGTGGATGCCGGTGTTGCGCACCGAGCCTTCCAGCTGCGTGGCCAGACGCAGAATCTGGCCCTTGAGGTTGTCGGGCGACTCATCCCGCCGAATCATATCCAGCTCCAGATTCTCGGCGAAAGCGCCGGCCAGGGTGGTACCCGGCTTGTCGGGCACCATCTTGGTGAGGTCGTTGGTCTGGGGCAGAGGCAGCTCCATGGCGCGGGCCACGTCCTTGATAGCCGACTTGGCGGCCATGGTGCCGAAGGTGATAATCTGGGCCACCTGCGTTTTGCCGTACTTCTCCACCACGTAATCGATGACTTTCTGACGGTTCACGTCGTCAAAGTCAATGTCGATATCGGGCATCGACACGCGCTCGGGGTTCAGGAAACGCTCGAACAGCAGCGAGTACTTAATGGGGTCGATATTGGTGATGCCCACGCAGTAGGCCACCGCCGAGCCGGCGGCCGAGCCTCGACCCGGCCCCACAGCCACGCCGATGTTGCGGCCGTGGTTGATGAAGTCCTGGGTGATGAGAAAGTAGCCCGCGAAGCCCATCGTCTGGATGATGCGCAGCTCATAATCAAGCCGTTCCTCCACTTCGGGCGTGCGGTCGGAATAGCGCGGCGGCTTGGTCATCGTCACGGTACCGTTGCCGGCACTGGGGCCAAACGCGCCCACGTAGGTCAGCTCGCGCAGGAATTCGTCGGCGTTGGCGAAGGGCGCGGGAATGGGGAAGTTGGGCAGCAGGATATCGCGGGCCAGCTTGGGGGGCGTGATTTTGCCGACAATCTCATTGGTATTGTCCACGCTCTCGGGCACGTCAATGAACAGCTCGTTCATCTGCGCCTGGTTCTTAAAGAAGAACTGGTCGTTAGCGAAGCCGAAACGGGTGTGCGGCTTGGGCTTCTGCAGCTCCTCGTCGATGCGGCGGAGCTGGCGCTGGGCTTTTTCGTCGCGGGAGTTGTCGCGGCGCAGGTTCTCCAGCAGGTCGTATTTCACCTCGCCCTTGCCGGTCATCAGGGTATAGTAATTGGTGCGAATATCCCCAATCGGATTGCTACGCTCCTCCCCGGTATTCACGCACAGAAGCAGGTCGTGGGCCGCGTAGTCGGTCTGGTCCACGTAGTGCGAGTCGTTGGTGCAGATGACTTTGACGTTGTGTTTCCGGGCCAGGCGCAGCAGCACCTGATTCACGTCTTCCTGGCTTTTGCCGGTGCCATCGAAATTCATCAGGCCGTGACGCTGAATTTCAATGTAGTAGTCCTCGCCGAACATATCGAGCCACCACTTCAGCTTTTCTTCAGCCTCGGCTTCGGTTTTGAAAAGAATGGTTTGCGGAATCTCGGCACCGATGCAGCAGCTGGTGGCAATGAGGCCCTCGTGGTATTGTTCCAGCAGCTCCTTGTCGATGCGCGGAAACTTGGAGTACACGCCCTCAATAAAGCTCAGCGAGCACAGCTTGCTCAGGTTGTGGTAGCCGGCCTGGTCCTTGGCCAGCAACAGCTGGTGGTGGCGCTTGTCCTTCTCCCCTTTTTCTTTGCTGAACGACTTTTTGTGGCGGTCCTCCACCAGGTAGAACTCGCAGCCCACGATGGGCTTCACGTTATACTTGTTGGCCTCGGCCACGAAGTTGAACGCGCCGAACATATTGCCGTGGTCGGTGAGGGCCACAGCGGGCATGCCATCGGCCTGCGCCTTCTTCATCAGCTTGCTGATGCTGGCCTGGCCGTCGAGCAGCGAGTATTGCGTATGGCTGTGAAGGTGCGAGAAAACGGGCATATCTTTTAATTACTAATTAATAATTACTAATTATTAATTAACAGTGGGGTTGTTTAGAAAGTCACAAAAGGCACTCAAACGGTCATGCTTCGCTGCGCTCTGCATGACCGTTCGGGGACTTTCTAAACAGCTTCAGTGGCTGGTTTTAGTAAAGATACCCCCGACCAGCGGGCATTGCCAAATGCCCAAAGCCTGCTGCCTGATTCCCTGATAGCTGCATTTATTTCGGCTCGCGCGCCGAAAGCCAACCCCCTTTTCGTGCTCTTTTATTTCGTAGCAGCCTGCACGCGCAGCACTTCGCCCAGCTTCACGGAGGCATCGGGCTTGTTGTTCCAAGCTTGCAGGTCGGCGATGGTTACCTGGTAGCGCCGGGCGATGCTATACAGCGTTTCGCCTTTCATAACGATGTGCTGCACAGCCGCTTCGGCAGCCGGCACGGATGGCGCGGCGGTAGCTACCGCCGTTAGATTCGCTTTTTTGGGTACGTACAACAGCGCCGGGTTTATTTGCCCGGCAGCACGCGCAGCGGGCATTGGCGCGGGCGCTTTTACAGGTGCCGCTTTAGCCACCGGAGCTGGCTGCTGCTCAGCATCTTTCAGCGTTAGCACCTGGCCCGTAACCAGGCCATAAGGCGGAGCCAGCTGATTGATGGCAATCAACGTAGCGGGAGCAATATTATACAGGCGGCCCACGGAATACACCGTTTCGCGGGCTTCCACGCGGTGCCTTGCGTCGCCGGGAATGGCGCGCACGGCCACAACAGCGGCGGGCTTTGGCGCGGACACGACAGCGGCGGGCACCAGGGCAGCTTCGGGCCGGGGCGCAGCGGCAATCGGCGCGGCCACTACGGCCGGAGCTGGCTTTGGTGAATAAACGGGCGCGGCAGGCGCAGCTACAGGCACAGGCCGGGCCGCTACCGCCGGGCGGCTGGCCACGGGGGCCGCTACGGTCGAGTCGGGCTGGCGCGGCTCATCGGCCAGGGGCGCGGGGGCCGGGGCGGCAGCGGGCGGCGGCAGGTAGGTTCTTTTAGCAAACGACGGCTGCGCGGGGGCCGGAGCCGGGCGCGCCGGGGCCGGAGCAGCTACCACCGAAGCGGGCGCTACCGCTGGCAGCGTCGCCGCAGCGGTAGTAGCCGTTTCCAGCGCTTCTCCCCAGCCGTCGGTGCTTTCGATGGTGACGCGCTTGGTTTTGCCGGACTCATTTTTCACTTTGATTTTGACCTTCACTTTGCCATCGCCAGGAGACCCCGTGCGGCGGGCGGCCAGGGCTTCGTTGGCCTGGTCGACCAATATATCTGTCTCCGTTTCGGCGGCCGTGGTGGCTACGCTGGGCCGCTCCAGGGCCGCGCCTTCGGGCAGGGTGCGGTATTCGATGGCGGTTTCGCGGGGGCGGGTGTGCTGGAGCCACAGCACCCGGCCGGGCCGCAGCTCCTCGACGCGGGCCATGCGGTTTTTGCTGTAAATGGCCTTCTGGCGGATGCCGTACTTCTGGGCCACATCAAAAATGCGCTCGCCGGGCGAGAGGACGTGGTATGGCACGGCGGCCACGTCGCGCTTTTTCTCCAGGAAATAAGGCCGGCCCGTTACCACCTGGTCGAAGGCCGATAGCTCGTTGTGTTTCAGGAACTCGCCCAGGCGCTGGTGGCCGCGCCGGGCCAGGTCGGCCATGGTTTCGCCGGGCAGGGCGATGAGCGCGCGCAGCTTGTTGAGGCGCACCTCGGCGGTGTTGGCGGCCACGGTGGGGGCATTCAGGAGCTGGCCCCGGCTTTGGAGGCGCTGGTTGGCCACAATGCCGGCGGCCTGGGTCACGTCGCCCACCGGCACGATGAGCGTGTAGGCTTTATCGGCAGGCACGGTGGCGGCCAGCAGCCAGTGGTTGTGGATGGTCAGCGCGCCCGAGTCGACGTGCAGCGTGAGGGCCTGGGCATAAAGCGTTTGGCCGGCCACGGCGGGGAACTCCTGGAGCAGCAGCTTCGGCCGGGGGTTGAGGCCGCAGGATGGCTCGAAGGCGATTTTTTGGGCCAGAAACATCAGCACGTAGGGCGAAGTGGCCTCGGTGATGGCCATTTCGGTGGCGTCCGCGTCGGTGGGCAAGGTGTAGGGTTTCACGCCGCCCAGGCCGGTGTAGTAGCTCAGCAGGGCGTTCATCCAGTTGTGCAGGCTGGCGTTGCTGCGGGTGAGGTAGCGGGCGGCGGCGCGGGTGCTGGTGGTGAGGTGCTGGCGCTCATCCACGGCATCGTTCACGCTGAGGCCCAAGCCAGTGGCAGTTTCCTGCTTGAGCTGCCAGTAGCCCACGGCCTCGTGGTTGCTGCGCGCATTGCCCAGCAGGGCGCTTTCCTGAAGGGCCAGATAGCGGAAATCGAGCGGCACGCCTTCTTCCTTCAGCACCCGGTCGATGATGGGAAATGAGGCATCGGCCAAATCAACCCGCGCCTGGAAAGAGGGCTGGTGGCGGCACAGGCCGTCGGCCTTTTGCTGCACCAGGCGCTGGGCTTCTTCGCTGAGCACGAGGTGAATGCCGGCCACGTCCATGGCGGCGGGCACGTCGGGGTGCGGGCGCGGGGCCAGCGACTGGGCGGCCAATGCGCCCGTCAGCGTTAGTAAAATCCCCAGCAGCAGAATCGAATTTCGCATAAATAACCCCGGGCCGGCAGCAGCTACCGCAGCAGCTTTCGACCCGGAAGTTACAAAGAACCTGATTTTTGCACAAACAGCGGGACGCTCATGAGACAGAGAAACGTCATGCTGAGCGCAGTCGACCCATCTTTACCGAGGAAGCAAGTAGCTACTATCGTGGTAAAGATGGGTCGACTGCGCTCAGCATAACGGGCATTTTATTGCTTTCGCTCCGGAAAATCCGGCCCTTACTGCGGGCCACCGCCGGGCGGCGGGCCCCCGCCCCCACCGGGCCGGTCGCCGCCACCGTCCGGACGGCTGAAGCCACGCCCTTCGCCACGCCCTTCGCCACGCCAGCCGCCGCGCCCGCCGCCTTCGCTCGGCGTGGGGGCTATCACGTTGCCGCTGCGGATGTTGTAGGTAAACATCAGCATGAAGTAGCGCTGGAGAATGGTGGTTTGCACGTCCTCGTAGTAGGCATCGGTCACGTTGCGCTGGATGGAGCGGTTCTGGCCCAGCAAATCGAAGGCGTACAGCCGGATTTCGCCGCGCTGACCGGGAAATACCTTCTTGCCCAGACTGGCATTCCAGAGGATATACTGCTGGTTGTAGCCCGCCGAGAGGCCCGAGTAAGCCTGGTGCAGCACATCGGTGGCAATATTGATGCCGGGGCCCACAATCCAGTTCAGCCGGAAGCGCGTCACCTGCGAGAAGTAATTGGTATTGAGCCGCGTTTGCAGGGTATTGATGACGTAATTCTGGTTCGAGGTGGTGGAGGCCGTGAAATCGAGGTTGGCGCTGATGTTGGAGCTCAGCGTGAGGCCGGCCCCAAAGGTGGGCACGCGGGCGTAGTTCAGGCCGCCGTTTACCAGGCCGGGGGTTTGGGTGTAGCCGGCATTGGCGCTCAGGTTCACGTTGGTTTTAATGGCCTTGATGGGCCGGCCGTAGCTCACCAGCGAGCGCACCGTGTACTGCTGGCTGAGGTTGATGGGCTGAATGAGCTGGCCACCGGCGGGCAGGCGCACGGCGGGCGAGCCTTCGGGCGTCACAATAGTGTCGCGGGCGGCCACGATGGTACGGTTCGAAATCGGGTTCTGGGTATAAGCCCCCGACAGCAGCGCGAAGAAGTTGCTCGACACTTCGGGGTTAGAGACCGAGTAGCGGATGTTGAGCGAGTGCTGAAATTCCTGGCGCAGCGTGGGGTTGCCGATGGTGAGCTGCAAGGGGTTAGAGTTATTCACCACCGCCTGCAACTGGCTCACGCTGGGGGCGTTGGTATTGGTGCGGTAGAACAGGCGCAGGTTCTTCTGCCGTGTGAATTTGTAGTTGAAGTTGGCCGTCGGTAGCACATTCACGAAGTAGTAGCGCCCAATGCTGGGGCGCGGAAACTGCGCATCACTGTACAGCTCCGAATACTGCCCGGCCAGCCCGAAACTAGCCTGGTACCTGGGCGTGATGTGCCGGTAGGTGAGCCCGCCCGACTGCGTCAGATAATAGTTCTGAAACACGTTGCTCAGGCCATCGTTCTGCTGGCGGGTGTCGCCGGTGAGCACGTCGTAGGTGTATTTGCTGGAGTTGTTGGGCGCATAGCTGATGGCGTAGTTGCCCTGCAACACGTCCTTTTTGGTGAGGGCTTCGGTGAGCGCGAGGTTGGCGTTGATGCTGCCACCGTGCTGCGTAAGGTCACTGGCCTGGTTGAGGTTGTTGAGGCGCGAGCCGGTGTCGATGGTTTGCAGCGTGGTATTGCTGTTGCGCTGCGTATAGGTGCCCCCGATGCTGAGGCTGGCGGTGCGGCCGGCCTTGGCAAAACGGTGGCGCAGCAGCAGGTCGCCGCCCGTGTTCAGGCCCTTGTTGTTGGAGCCGTAGTGGCTGTTTATTTTGCTTTGCGTGGTGTCGGCGCGGCGCGTGAGGCCGTCCACGGTGCTGTTGGCATCGTTCAGCTGGTAGCTGAAGCGCGGGCGAAACAGGATGGAGTTGGCCGAGTCAATCTTGTGCTCCAGCCGCAGGTTGAAGCGCTGGTTGGTGTTGAGGCTGCTGGTGGTGGCGTTCTGGGTATAGGTGGTGCCGACCGGCAGCACATATTGCCGGTTAACATTGCTGTTCAGCGTATTATCAGCCCGATTAAAGAAGTAGCTGGCCGCGAGGTCGGTTTTCTTGTTCCAGGAATTCGAGTAGTTCAGGCCCACGGCGTTGGTTTTGGTAATACCGCCGCTCTGGTTCACCAGGAAGTCGCCGGCGTTGCCACCGTTGCCGCCGCTGCCTCCCCCACTGCCCCGGCCGCCACGCCCGCCGCCGCCCTGGTTCGAGTTGCCCACCACGCCAAGCAGGTCTTCGGTGCCGAAGTTCTGCTCGTTCACGTTGTTGCTCTGGGCCAGCACCGACATCTGCTCGTTACCCTTGAACTTGTTTACGTTGCCGCTGGCCTTGTAGCGGTCCGGCCCCGCGCCGGCCACCACCCGCCCAAAGGTGCCGTTGCGAAATTCCACCTTGGTCACGATGTTGATGGTCTTGGTCGTGTTGCCGTCATCAAAGCCTGAAAAGCGGCTCTGCTCGCTGCGCTGGTCAAATACCTCCACCTTGTCCACCATTTCGGCGGGCAGGTTTTTGAGCACCGCGTCGGGGTCGTTGCCGAAAAACGGCTTGCCG
This region includes:
- a CDS encoding LysM peptidoglycan-binding domain-containing protein, which gives rise to MRNSILLLGILLTLTGALAAQSLAPRPHPDVPAAMDVAGIHLVLSEEAQRLVQQKADGLCRHQPSFQARVDLADASFPIIDRVLKEEGVPLDFRYLALQESALLGNARSNHEAVGYWQLKQETATGLGLSVNDAVDERQHLTTSTRAAARYLTRSNASLHNWMNALLSYYTGLGGVKPYTLPTDADATEMAITEATSPYVLMFLAQKIAFEPSCGLNPRPKLLLQEFPAVAGQTLYAQALTLHVDSGALTIHNHWLLAATVPADKAYTLIVPVGDVTQAAGIVANQRLQSRGQLLNAPTVAANTAEVRLNKLRALIALPGETMADLARRGHQRLGEFLKHNELSAFDQVVTGRPYFLEKKRDVAAVPYHVLSPGERIFDVAQKYGIRQKAIYSKNRMARVEELRPGRVLWLQHTRPRETAIEYRTLPEGAALERPSVATTAAETETDILVDQANEALAARRTGSPGDGKVKVKIKVKNESGKTKRVTIESTDGWGEALETATTAAATLPAVAPASVVAAPAPARPAPAPAQPSFAKRTYLPPPAAAPAPAPLADEPRQPDSTVAAPVASRPAVAARPVPVAAPAAPVYSPKPAPAVVAAPIAAAPRPEAALVPAAVVSAPKPAAVVAVRAIPGDARHRVEARETVYSVGRLYNIAPATLIAINQLAPPYGLVTGQVLTLKDAEQQPAPVAKAAPVKAPAPMPAARAAGQINPALLYVPKKANLTAVATAAPSVPAAEAAVQHIVMKGETLYSIARRYQVTIADLQAWNNKPDASVKLGEVLRVQAATK
- a CDS encoding TonB-dependent receptor, which produces MRHFAVLFFLLIGLQAARAQAPTTVSGRVTDGKDQSALIGANVLLIHLPDSAKSGAAADAEGRFQFDNVAAGRYVVDASFVGYQKTRQAVTVAGAPVQLGMLALQAGGVQLKGVVVTGAAAQSVQKGDTTQFNARAFKTNPDATTGDLIDKLPGVSRGTDGKVQAQGENVQQVLVDGKPFFGNDPDAVLKNLPAEMVDKVEVFDQRSEQSRFSGFDDGNTTKTINIVTKVEFRNGTFGRVVAGAGPDRYKASGNVNKFKGNEQMSVLAQSNNVNEQNFGTEDLLGVVGNSNQGGGGRGGRGSGGGSGGNGGNAGDFLVNQSGGITKTNAVGLNYSNSWNKKTDLAASYFFNRADNTLNSNVNRQYVLPVGTTYTQNATTSSLNTNQRFNLRLEHKIDSANSILFRPRFSYQLNDANSTVDGLTRRADTTQSKINSHYGSNNKGLNTGGDLLLRHRFAKAGRTASLSIGGTYTQRNSNTTLQTIDTGSRLNNLNQASDLTQHGGSINANLALTEALTKKDVLQGNYAISYAPNNSSKYTYDVLTGDTRQQNDGLSNVFQNYYLTQSGGLTYRHITPRYQASFGLAGQYSELYSDAQFPRPSIGRYYFVNVLPTANFNYKFTRQKNLRLFYRTNTNAPSVSQLQAVVNNSNPLQLTIGNPTLRQEFQHSLNIRYSVSNPEVSSNFFALLSGAYTQNPISNRTIVAARDTIVTPEGSPAVRLPAGGQLIQPINLSQQYTVRSLVSYGRPIKAIKTNVNLSANAGYTQTPGLVNGGLNYARVPTFGAGLTLSSNISANLDFTASTTSNQNYVINTLQTRLNTNYFSQVTRFRLNWIVGPGINIATDVLHQAYSGLSAGYNQQYILWNASLGKKVFPGQRGEIRLYAFDLLGQNRSIQRNVTDAYYEDVQTTILQRYFMLMFTYNIRSGNVIAPTPSEGGGRGGWRGEGRGEGRGFSRPDGGGDRPGGGGGPPPGGGPQ